The following DNA comes from Mya arenaria isolate MELC-2E11 chromosome 11, ASM2691426v1.
TCGTGATTTGGTTCAGCATGTTCAACAGGTTGAAATGATGATGACGGCTCCAGACCTCCGCGAGATGGTCTTGTCCGCTCTCAACTACCATGTTGTGCCCCACTCTCAGCCCCTACTTAACACTCTCTCCACACAGCTACGTTCCTTCACAGAGAGATTGATAAGTGTTGGAGGTCGAGAGATACACCCCAACCCTTGCCTCCATGATGAAATTCTAGTATTTGACAGTAAAATCACAGCCAATAGTCTGCTTAACCGCAGTGAAGTCGCTACATTACCAAGTGCTTTAAGTCATATGCAAGTTGTGGTATTTAACAATTTCCTTTACGTGCTAGGTGGTTGTACAACCCAATGCGCACATGGCGAGTCTGCAGTGAACTCTGTGCTAAGGTATGACCCTAGGTTTGATAGTTGGTTCCAAGTAGCTTCAATGAATAATAAAAGGGCATACTTTTTTGCTGGGGTCTTGAGAAACAAGGTATATGCTGTGGGCGGCAAGTTCAAGGATGGGAGTCTAGCAACTGCTGAAGTGTATGATCCTGCAGAAAACACGTGGGAGTCCATAGCATCAATGCCCATGTCCTATCACGCACATGCTGGGGCAGTTTACGCTGATCATATTTTTGTGTCCGGGGGTTACAGCAATAATCATTTTACCCCAGACATGCAGCGCTTCGATCCCGACACAAACCAGTGGGAGGATATGGCCCCCATGTTGACCCCTAGGGGCTGGCATGTGATGTGCACAGCGCAGGATAAACTGTTTGTATTTGGAGGTTGTAACCTCAATGTGAACCAGCAAGCCCAGCCCGTGGTCCAATCGGAATGCTACGACCCCGAGGCAGACCAGTGGACAATTATCGCTCCTCTAGCCATTTCCCACAAGGAGGCTTCATGCGTTGTGTACAGTGATCAGATCTACGTTCTCGGCGGATACAATGTGCAAACAAAGACTGGCCAGAAACTTGTATCACGTTTTGATGTGTATAGCGGCATTTGGGAAACTATAGGAGGATTGCCACGCAGTTTGACTGGTGTTGGCTACTGCACTCTTCAATTGCCAACGTTTAATATAGACGATGATGATAAGGATATTTGATGAGTACGAGTCCCTAAGCTTTTAAGTGTTGGAAGTTGTTCGCATAatctgaatgttttgtttgtttaatttgtacGAGATGGGTAACAAATCCAGATGAATGTTAGTGTTGTTCTTGTGAAGAATATTGTTAAGCACAGTATTACTCAGTAACTTACTGTTAAGAGAGAACTTTCTGATTTTAAGTGTTATcgattattttatacaaatttcaaCTTAACTGTGGCCATTTGTTAGAAGATACAACTTGGTGAGTTTAATTGTCTTTCTAACTGTATTAAAAACTTTCTTGTTacataagaatatttttatgcAGAAACATGAAAATAAGCGTTCATGTCAAATTGATACTACCTAAAAAAAACGTCCATTTTTTACTTCACAGGGCTGTCTCCCTGAAATCCCTGTGCGGAATAGGGCCTTTCCAATAGGGAATTTCTCTAGTCTAGcgaaaattcaaataaacataacatcttgtaacattcataataaatgaaaatctaGTATTAAAGTGTTAAAGATATCAACTACATATATTAATGACAATATATTGCAGGCAAAAAATGGCTggaattgtatgtttttttgtccgatttttttgtcagacttAGCTGCATATAGGGAAAATAATATACAGTGTATATTATTGTTCGGGGTGGTGCCAAATTTAGgcattagtttttttaaaatactggcCTGCTTCAATTTATAGGGTTAAAGAAAGCAGCAGTCACTGGCTAGTGAATATTGATCGTTGAAACATTACAAATATCAAGGCACCCTTAGAATTCCTTTTGCATTGgaaattttttgttttgaattgctgtttttataaataatttagtgGTAATAACGTTTCTATTGActtctgttcatttttttttatcacaaagtGATAATTGACTTCATAAATAGTAAATAACTGTACAGATAATCATAGTTTGCTCCTTTCACTGTAAATTAAGTTGTGATGTCACTaaaatttatgtatttcatatattaaagaTCAAATTTCATGAGTAATGTCATCATCAGAATACCCACGGCTGACTCATTGCGTTACCCTCCATTAATTGGATAAATGGCAGTGTTTTATTCCACTTTTAAAGAAATGGTGGCGGGCCCTTTGATAGGGGATAATTAACATCGTTTGGCAAAAAGGGGAAAAATACTAACATGATCcataattataatgttcaacttctttttaaaccttttatttaacaaacctaTTGACATACAtcatgaatggcactgtattgCTACTTTTGCTTCATGTTAAGGGGTCAATGGTTTTTACAAAGGGGAATTTTTTAACAGGATAGAGGAAAAATATACTTTTCAGCCCCAAAAAGGGCCCAAAAACCCCTCTGTATCAACTGTAATGGAATTGGTCAGCCGTGGTTGTT
Coding sequences within:
- the LOC128208300 gene encoding kelch-like protein 13, with the translated sequence MAESDSYHSPSKGNGSAVNAEVYRVEERPEHGMRILHALNKLKTDKILCDVTLIAESKKYDAHRVILVSASDYFRSMFTSGMRESHQREIELKGITSKGLEKVLEIIYTSTTTLEGDDIFDVIAAATHLQVTPVIEFCERNFLSGMTTTNFYDFINTAKLYSMNNALKQIDVFIARNLMQISKDNTLHLLTYDQMTNCLKNDRLCIREIDIFRITWDWLKQDVNHDDHAIYLMKLIRFPLINPRDLVQHVQQVEMMMTAPDLREMVLSALNYHVVPHSQPLLNTLSTQLRSFTERLISVGGREIHPNPCLHDEILVFDSKITANSLLNRSEVATLPSALSHMQVVVFNNFLYVLGGCTTQCAHGESAVNSVLRYDPRFDSWFQVASMNNKRAYFFAGVLRNKVYAVGGKFKDGSLATAEVYDPAENTWESIASMPMSYHAHAGAVYADHIFVSGGYSNNHFTPDMQRFDPDTNQWEDMAPMLTPRGWHVMCTAQDKLFVFGGCNLNVNQQAQPVVQSECYDPEADQWTIIAPLAISHKEASCVVYSDQIYVLGGYNVQTKTGQKLVSRFDVYSGIWETIGGLPRSLTGVGYCTLQLPTFNIDDDDKDI